A window of Sebaldella sp. S0638 genomic DNA:
TAATAAAAATTAAAATTTAAATATAAAATTAAAAAAATCGAAAAAAATGTAAAAGTCAACAATTTTTTTGATAAATACATTAATTTAATTTACTTTTTACCTAAAAAATGCTATTATTTGGGGTGTTATATAATGATAAGAATAACTTAGGAGTTTCTGATAGATAGGAAGAGGTATAAGGTAAGGAGGTATGATTGAATGAAATACATAATAGGTGAGGGAGAAAGGGTTCTGGTATTTAAAAACGAGAAACTGATAGAATACCTGAAAAGCGGAACTTATAAAATTTCCCGATTATCGAATAAAAAACATGAAAAATATATTTGCGAAGGTTTATTTGAAACAGAAAGAAATCTGGATTTTCTCCTTCTTCAGAATGAAAGGCTCGCAGAAGAACTGCAGGTGTTGGAAGTTCATGAAGATGAGATATTAATATATTACAGAGACGGAATATTTCAGGGCGGTTTCTATGAAGGGAAATACGCATTCTGGAATGTCGTAGGGAGAAATTCATATGCTAAGCTGGATTTGAAAACAGCATTTGAGATGGATGAAAAGATAAAAAATGTCTTTGCCAAGACAAAACTGGGTGAGATGTTTGACATAATAGAAATAGAGGATTATCATATAGCTCTTTATTTTAAAAGCGGAGTATATGAAAAAATACTGAAAAGCGGAACATATGCAGCTTCTAAAAAATATTTCAAGAATACTTTTCAGAAAATAGATTTAAGAGAAGTAATGATTTATGATGAGACAATGGAAAAAATCTTTGATACAGAGCCGGAATTGATTCATGATTTTGACATAAAAAAAGTAAGGGAAAAAGAGCTTTTACTCTGGTATCAGGACGATCTTTTCAAAGGGAAGTGTCTTGCAGGAAGTTATCTTTTCTGGAATAAGCTGAAAGATAATTATTTTGAGATAATAGACCTGAATAACGGAATAGAGATAGATGAAAAATATCTGGATATTCTGGATAAGCTCGAAGGTGTATATACTAAATATGAAGTAAAGGATTATGAAGCCGGACTTCTTATTATAGACAATCAGTACAGAAAGACTCTTAAATCAGGGGTATATTGCTTTTGGAACGGACATCAGAAGATAGAAGTGTATCCTATAGACCTTAGAATAAAGCAGCTGGATATGCAGGGAGAGGAAATTCTGACTAAAGACAGAGTTATGCTGAAGTTTAATTTTATAGCACAATACAGAGTAGTGGATCCTATTACTAATTACAAAGAGATAAATAATATAGAAAATCAGATATATATTCTTATTCAGATGATTTTGAGAGAGTATGTGGGAGTAAATTATCTTGAAGACCTTCTTGAGCATAGAGTAGAAATAGGAAAGTATGTTTTGGAAAAAGTGAAGAAGGAAGAAAGAAAGTACGGTATAGAGCTTCTGGATGCTGGGATAAAGGATATAAAACTGGCTGAAATGAACGGCGTAGGAAGTGTGGTATACAAAGAACCGGAACCGCTAAAAAAAGAAAAAGAACCTGATTTTTTCGTAAAAGAAGAAATTAAAGAAGAAAAAGAAGAAATCGTGGAAGAGGTAAAAGAGGAAGCCAGAGTAGATATCGAAGATATAATAAAAAAAGAGTCTGAATATATAGAAGAGCCGCTGGAAGCAGAAAAAGCCGAAGTGGCTGATGATGAGGCAATTACTGATGAAGCAGTTGCCGAAGAAGATGAAAAAACAGAAGAAGAGCCTGAGTTGGAACAAAAAGCAGCAGCAGAAGAAGTAGTACAAGAAGAGGAAACGGAAAAATTTTCAGAAGAGAGTGCAAGTGCTATTTTGGAAGAACTTAGCAGAATTCTGGCAAAGAACAGTAAAAAATAATAGCATATACAGATATCCCGTGATTTTTATTACGGGGTATTTTTGTGGAATTTTAGATACAGAAATTTATCCAAGGCTTTGAAAAAAAGATACTATAGTTTTGAGTATAATCTTTATTTAAAAGCCGTAATATGCTATAATATTTAAAAAATGAAAAGGTGAAATTAAAATGAAAAAATTATATATTGGTATTCTATGTTCATTTTTATTATTTAATATAGTGTCTTATTCATCAGTGACTGATGTTATTAATAAAATTGATAATGCAGTGAATCCCAAACTGAGATTCGATGTGGATAAAGCTTCAGGTATATGGTATTTACTTTATGACAATGACATAAAAACGAAAAACCTGGAAAATATAACAATAAATCTGGTACAGGAAGGACAGGGATACAGTTATATTACCAAAAGCTATAATCCCAAGAGAAATACATGGATAAAAGATGAAAAAAGAGCATGGGTACTGGAAGATAAAAAAAATATTTATTTTTATGTTAGAAAAAACGGGCCGATAAATTATAAAAATAAGGTTCTGTATTATGATGATGATATGAAGTATCTTGTTATTTATTTTAAGAAAGAGAATATAATAAGAGTTTTGACAAGAAGTGAAACACCAAGCAGTCAGAAAGTAAATGAAATAATGGCTGAGATTAAAAAACAGGGTTATAGTATTTCAAGATTAAAAAGAATAAGCTACGATCCTCTGGTATATGACGAGAGTGAAGCAATAAAAGCTCAGGAAGAAAAGGAATTTTATGAAAGATTAAGCAGATTCGGAGAAAGCGGTACTATAGATTTTGATGAAGCTGTAGAAATACCCAAAAATTAACATTAAAGGAGAATAATGAAAAAAATTATAATATGTTTTAGCGCATTTATAGGTTTATTGATATTTTTATTTTTACTTTTTTTTATAACAATGCTTATGCCGGTAAAAGAATTTAACAATAAATATGTAGTCGTAAGAAAGGGTGAAAATTTTAACCAGATTTACAAGGATCTGGATATAAAGTATACCCTGACTGATAAGGTATACCTGAAAATTACAGGTAACGGATCAAAAGCAAGAGTCGGTTCCTATAAATTTAACGGGAAAGTAAGCAGACTGGAAATCATTAATAAAATAGTAAGCGGGAAAAGTGATGAGATAAGATTGACTATACCAGAAGGCTTTTCTAACAGACAGGTGTTCGAGAGAATAGAGAAACTAGGTCTCGGATCAAGAGAAAAATTAGAGCAGGCATTAAAGGAAGCGGACTTTCCTTATCCGCACCTTGATAATAACTATGAAGGATATTTTTACCCGGAAACTTACTTCTTTTATGAAGGAACAAGCGAGAAGGAAGTAATAAATGCTATTTTGAAGGAATTCTTAAGAGTTTATCCTCCTGAAAAGTATCCGGATAAAAATGATTTTTATAATAAATTAAAGCTTGCATCAGTGGTAGAACTGGAAGTGTCTAAAAAAGAAGATAAAACCAAGGTAGCAGGAATATTCTTGAAAAGACTGGAGATCAATATGAGACTTGAGTCAGATGCAACCTTAAAGTATAAACTTGGCAGACAGGCATACAGAAAGGAACTTCTCTCTGATATGTCGCCGTATAACAGCTATAAGCACACAGGGCTTCCCCCTACACCAATATCAAATCCGTCGAAAGAAACTTTTGATGCGGTGGAAAATGCAGAAATTACAGGAGATTTATTCTTTTTTACATATAAAGGAGAGACTTACTATTCAAAGACTCATGATGAGCATTTGAAGAAAAGAAAGGAGACTGGGCAGTTAAAATAATATGAAGCTGAAAATAATATTAACAGCTGTTTTCCTTATGATTCAAAGTATATTTTTTGCCAAAGAAATGAAAATTGCTATTTTAAGTAATTCAGGAAATCAGCTATATGTGAGGGCAAATAATGAAATAGAAGTTTTTTCCAACGGAGTGCTTCTTGATAAAAAAAGAGAAGTTAAGTTTTCTGCAGGAAAAAATTCAGTGACCTATGAAGGGCAGTCATATAATGACATAGTTTTGAAACCTGAAGGAGCTGACTTTTTATATATAAGCAAGAGCGGGAAAAGTTTTGACGGTTATCGCGGGAACTTTGACCTTATTATAGAGAACGGAAGAATAGTTCCGGTTAATCTTGTGGAGATGGATCAGTATCTTTACAGTGTAGTACCGTCGGAAATCGGTAAAAAGTTTCCTGATGAAGCTGTAAAAGCACAGATAGTAACTTCAAGAACATATTCTTATTATAATGCCAAGAATTCCAAATTCAAAAATTATGATATGGTAGATAATGTGAATTCACAGGTATATAAAGGAATAGCAGCAGAAGATGTGAAGATTAACAGTCTCGTGGACAATACCAAAAACATAGTAATGACATACAAAGGCGAGCCGATTAATGCAATATTCCATGACGACAGCGGAGGATATACAGCTAATGTGGAAGATGTATGGGGCGGTGTTCCTGTGGAGTATCTGAAAGCAGTGGACGATGCAGGGAACGTAATGGATTCACCGAGAAGATACTGGAGTTATACAATAACAAAAGACAGGCTGAGTAAAATATTCGGTGTTTATCCGGAAACAATAGAAGTGGAAAAAAAGGACAACAGAGTGAAACTGCTGCGTTTGAAAGGGAATGGAAGAACAGTGGAAGTAACAGGAAACGAATTTAGAAAAAGAGTAGGGTACACTAATATTTTCAGTACAGTGTTTGACTACAGCGAAAGCGGAAGTTCATTTGTGTTTAACGGAAACGGATCAGGACACGGAGTAGGGCTGGCCCAGTGGGGAGCTTATGCGCAGGCTGAGAAAAATAAAAAATATGACCAGATTTTAAAATATTATTTCACAGGAATAAAAATAGAGGAATATCGAGATGCTGGATTTTAGGATAACCGACAGATTAAAAAAAACTATTGAAAAATATGATTTACTAAAAGAAAAAGATAAAGTATTAATAGCTTTTTCAGGAGGACCGGATTCGGTTTTTCTTTTTCACTGCATAAATTTTTTCAGGGAAAGTCTGAGTCTTAAACTGGAATTAGTGTATGTAAATCATAAACTTCGGGAAGAAGCAGAAGAAGATGTAAAATTCGTAAAAGAATTTGCAGAAAAATATAAGGTAAGGTATTATATAAGAGAAGCTGACATAAAGGAAACCGCTGCCAGAAAGAAAATTTCCGAAGAGGAAGCGGGCAGGGAAGAGAGATACAGAATATTTTTTGATATTATGAAAGAAAATAATATTGATAAAATAGCTACAGGACATAATCTTGATGATAATATCGAAACTTTTATATTCAGGCTTTTAAGGGGGACAGCTCTGAACGGGTTAAAAGGAATTCCCGTAAAAAGAGGAGCAATAATAAGACCTATATTAGAATTCAGAAAAGACTTTATTCTGGAAGTATTAGACAATACAGGTGAAGAATACAGGCTAGATTCTACGAATTTTGAAATAAAATATACCAGAAATAAAATCAGAAATTTGATTTTCCCTTTGTTTGGCGAGGTTAATCCTTTATTTAGGGAAAAGATATCAGGATTAATTGAAGAAATAAATAATCTTGAAGATATGGAAAAAAGCAGGGAAAAAGTCTTATGGCTTTCAGACCTGAAAAAAATGGATAAAACTTTGCAGAATAAAAGGATTTTTGATTTGATTTCCATGTATGACATAGATGTGAGCAGGGAAAAAATCAGACAGATAGGAGAATTGATAAATTCAAACGGAAATAAAGAAATAAATTTAGGAAATAGCTTTATACTTTACAAAAATTATGATAAACTAGAGGTGATTTTTCAAAACGAATATATACCTCTTCCTGATGAACTTATCCTGGAAGAAGGAATAGTATCGGAATGGGGAGATTATTTACTTGAGGTAACAAATAAAACTATAAAAGAGGGTGCCCGGGAAAAAGGAAAAGTGATTTTTCTCAGGGACAGTACAAAGATAAAAGTAAGAAGCAGAAAAGAGGGTGACAGAATATACCTGAAAAACCTTGGGTATAAGAAGATAAAAAAGATTTTGATTGATGAAAAAATTGAAAAACGGGAAAGAGACAGAATTCCTATAATAGAATTAGATAATGAAATAGCAGCAATAGGTGATATAAAAATATCAGGAAAATTGGAATTAACAGAAAATATTGAGAACAAAGCACAAATGAAATTAATTATTAGGAGGAAAAATGCAGAAGAACAAAAATAAAAAGTCTTCCTATAGTAAGCCATTGTTTGCAGGTGTAGTTATAATTATTCTGATATTGACTGTGATATTTATAATATCGAATCATGCGAATACTTCTGGAAATACTGAAAGAACTATATCATATGATGATTTCGTGAGTAAAATTGAAAGCGGTCAGACAAAAGAAGTAAAAGAAAAAGATGAGTTTATAATGACAGTTATAAAAGAAGACAACAGTGATGTTATCTACAAAGCAGAAAAAATTACTGACAGAGTAGGAGAAGACAGTAACTTAATGGGAATCATTGAAACTCAAAATATAAACTTGCAAGTACAGCAGCCTAGAGGACCTAATTATTTTTGGCCTCTTGTATTTAACTTATTACCGTTTTTTATACTTTTGGGAATATTTATTGCGGGAATAACAGTCATTGTAATAATTGTTGTATGTTCATTAGATAGAAGTAGGAAATAATTTTTTCAAATAAATAAAAAATCAAAGGGAAGTGTCCCT
This region includes:
- a CDS encoding SPFH domain-containing protein — protein: MKYIIGEGERVLVFKNEKLIEYLKSGTYKISRLSNKKHEKYICEGLFETERNLDFLLLQNERLAEELQVLEVHEDEILIYYRDGIFQGGFYEGKYAFWNVVGRNSYAKLDLKTAFEMDEKIKNVFAKTKLGEMFDIIEIEDYHIALYFKSGVYEKILKSGTYAASKKYFKNTFQKIDLREVMIYDETMEKIFDTEPELIHDFDIKKVREKELLLWYQDDLFKGKCLAGSYLFWNKLKDNYFEIIDLNNGIEIDEKYLDILDKLEGVYTKYEVKDYEAGLLIIDNQYRKTLKSGVYCFWNGHQKIEVYPIDLRIKQLDMQGEEILTKDRVMLKFNFIAQYRVVDPITNYKEINNIENQIYILIQMILREYVGVNYLEDLLEHRVEIGKYVLEKVKKEERKYGIELLDAGIKDIKLAEMNGVGSVVYKEPEPLKKEKEPDFFVKEEIKEEKEEIVEEVKEEARVDIEDIIKKESEYIEEPLEAEKAEVADDEAITDEAVAEEDEKTEEEPELEQKAAAEEVVQEEETEKFSEESASAILEELSRILAKNSKK
- a CDS encoding lipocalin family protein codes for the protein MKKLYIGILCSFLLFNIVSYSSVTDVINKIDNAVNPKLRFDVDKASGIWYLLYDNDIKTKNLENITINLVQEGQGYSYITKSYNPKRNTWIKDEKRAWVLEDKKNIYFYVRKNGPINYKNKVLYYDDDMKYLVIYFKKENIIRVLTRSETPSSQKVNEIMAEIKKQGYSISRLKRISYDPLVYDESEAIKAQEEKEFYERLSRFGESGTIDFDEAVEIPKN
- the mltG gene encoding endolytic transglycosylase MltG; translated protein: MKKIIICFSAFIGLLIFLFLLFFITMLMPVKEFNNKYVVVRKGENFNQIYKDLDIKYTLTDKVYLKITGNGSKARVGSYKFNGKVSRLEIINKIVSGKSDEIRLTIPEGFSNRQVFERIEKLGLGSREKLEQALKEADFPYPHLDNNYEGYFYPETYFFYEGTSEKEVINAILKEFLRVYPPEKYPDKNDFYNKLKLASVVELEVSKKEDKTKVAGIFLKRLEINMRLESDATLKYKLGRQAYRKELLSDMSPYNSYKHTGLPPTPISNPSKETFDAVENAEITGDLFFFTYKGETYYSKTHDEHLKKRKETGQLK
- a CDS encoding SpoIID/LytB domain-containing protein; translated protein: MKLKIILTAVFLMIQSIFFAKEMKIAILSNSGNQLYVRANNEIEVFSNGVLLDKKREVKFSAGKNSVTYEGQSYNDIVLKPEGADFLYISKSGKSFDGYRGNFDLIIENGRIVPVNLVEMDQYLYSVVPSEIGKKFPDEAVKAQIVTSRTYSYYNAKNSKFKNYDMVDNVNSQVYKGIAAEDVKINSLVDNTKNIVMTYKGEPINAIFHDDSGGYTANVEDVWGGVPVEYLKAVDDAGNVMDSPRRYWSYTITKDRLSKIFGVYPETIEVEKKDNRVKLLRLKGNGRTVEVTGNEFRKRVGYTNIFSTVFDYSESGSSFVFNGNGSGHGVGLAQWGAYAQAEKNKKYDQILKYYFTGIKIEEYRDAGF
- the tilS gene encoding tRNA lysidine(34) synthetase TilS — translated: MLDFRITDRLKKTIEKYDLLKEKDKVLIAFSGGPDSVFLFHCINFFRESLSLKLELVYVNHKLREEAEEDVKFVKEFAEKYKVRYYIREADIKETAARKKISEEEAGREERYRIFFDIMKENNIDKIATGHNLDDNIETFIFRLLRGTALNGLKGIPVKRGAIIRPILEFRKDFILEVLDNTGEEYRLDSTNFEIKYTRNKIRNLIFPLFGEVNPLFREKISGLIEEINNLEDMEKSREKVLWLSDLKKMDKTLQNKRIFDLISMYDIDVSREKIRQIGELINSNGNKEINLGNSFILYKNYDKLEVIFQNEYIPLPDELILEEGIVSEWGDYLLEVTNKTIKEGAREKGKVIFLRDSTKIKVRSRKEGDRIYLKNLGYKKIKKILIDEKIEKRERDRIPIIELDNEIAAIGDIKISGKLELTENIENKAQMKLIIRRKNAEEQK
- a CDS encoding ATP-dependent metallopeptidase FtsH/Yme1/Tma family protein; amino-acid sequence: MQKNKNKKSSYSKPLFAGVVIIILILTVIFIISNHANTSGNTERTISYDDFVSKIESGQTKEVKEKDEFIMTVIKEDNSDVIYKAEKITDRVGEDSNLMGIIETQNINLQVQQPRGPNYFWPLVFNLLPFFILLGIFIAGITVIVIIVVCSLDRSRK